One genomic region from Leptolyngbyaceae cyanobacterium JSC-12 encodes:
- a CDS encoding response regulator with CheY-like receiver domain and winged-helix DNA-binding domain (IMG reference gene:2510098305~PFAM: Response regulator receiver domain; Transcriptional regulatory protein, C terminal; Hpt domain) codes for MRILLVEDDESISRALEAILTEHHYVVDVAADGQIGWECVEAFTYDLIVLDVLLPRLDGIQFCQQLRAQDCQIPVLLLTAQSSSRDRIIGLDAGADDYMVKPFEPQELLARLRVLLRRKGSARPAVLEWMALRLDPSLCEVTYDGHLVSLTPKEYRLLELFLRHPQRIFSRSVILDHLWSCEEAPGEDTVTVHIKGLRQKLKRQGAPPDLIQTVYGQGYRLKQPSEFTASPPALPGWVRDGLVQQKTRAGLADVWAKYKHLNCDRCLVLEQAGASMLVGTLTEELHQQACRTAHQLAGALGIFGLTDGSNLARRIEHLLQSSPLPTPNKAVQLLDLLNQLKEAIQSPPSHHNRVPLLLVIEDDEELADQVFSLAMTYGIEMERLPSLLASHEHNELPEIDEAGMGLGGEPVLLLNLTAGEEKRLTLPATYSQQAAPPLVLFIANQNNLNTRVKAARLGAHVFLDKTELQSLVVQMTSNFSCQAACPTRPLAAQILEVVKQAKSHVCTTTAKVMVVDDDPQILAGIRALLEPWGLQLITLEEPRQFWQTLETFSPDLLLLDVQMPHFSGFELCRVVRNAPRWKDLPVLFLTMHLDTAKVQQAIAAGGDDYVSKATDTKELVTCILNRLEHTRLRRLLSSSTRSAYE; via the coding sequence ATGAGAATTCTACTGGTTGAAGACGATGAATCCATATCGAGAGCGTTAGAGGCGATTCTCACAGAGCATCATTATGTTGTAGATGTTGCAGCCGATGGGCAAATCGGCTGGGAATGTGTAGAAGCGTTTACATACGATCTGATTGTGCTGGATGTCTTACTACCCCGGTTAGATGGGATTCAGTTTTGTCAGCAGTTGCGTGCTCAGGATTGTCAAATCCCAGTTTTATTATTAACGGCTCAAAGTTCCAGCCGCGATCGCATTATTGGCTTGGATGCGGGAGCGGATGACTACATGGTTAAACCCTTTGAGCCGCAAGAACTCCTAGCTCGGTTGCGGGTATTATTGCGTCGCAAAGGATCTGCCAGACCCGCAGTTTTAGAATGGATGGCGTTGCGTCTAGATCCAAGTTTATGCGAGGTCACCTACGATGGGCACCTTGTTTCATTAACTCCCAAAGAATATCGGTTGTTAGAGCTATTTTTGCGTCACCCACAGCGAATTTTTAGCCGCAGCGTAATTTTAGATCATCTCTGGTCCTGCGAAGAAGCTCCTGGTGAAGATACGGTGACTGTTCATATTAAAGGACTACGGCAAAAGTTAAAACGGCAGGGTGCACCACCTGATTTAATTCAAACTGTTTATGGACAGGGCTATCGCCTGAAACAACCATCTGAATTTACGGCATCACCTCCCGCTTTACCAGGCTGGGTGCGGGATGGGTTAGTGCAACAGAAAACCCGCGCAGGGTTAGCTGATGTTTGGGCAAAATATAAGCACTTAAATTGCGATCGCTGTTTGGTGTTAGAGCAAGCAGGTGCGTCCATGTTAGTTGGCACCCTGACCGAAGAATTGCACCAGCAAGCCTGCCGAACCGCGCATCAACTGGCAGGAGCACTGGGAATTTTTGGACTCACAGATGGCTCAAACTTAGCCCGTCGTATCGAGCATCTGTTGCAATCTTCACCCTTGCCTACGCCGAATAAAGCGGTGCAACTACTTGACTTATTAAATCAGTTAAAAGAAGCGATCCAATCTCCTCCATCTCATCACAATCGAGTGCCTCTACTACTAGTGATTGAGGATGATGAAGAATTAGCAGACCAGGTCTTTAGCCTGGCAATGACTTATGGGATCGAGATGGAGCGACTTCCTTCCCTGCTGGCATCCCACGAGCATAATGAGCTACCGGAGATAGATGAAGCTGGCATGGGGTTGGGTGGAGAACCTGTGTTGCTTTTGAACCTGACTGCTGGGGAAGAAAAACGATTGACGCTCCCAGCCACCTATAGTCAGCAAGCTGCCCCACCCCTCGTTCTGTTTATTGCAAATCAGAACAATTTGAATACTCGTGTCAAAGCAGCGCGATTGGGTGCTCATGTGTTTCTAGATAAAACTGAACTGCAATCACTAGTTGTTCAGATGACTTCTAACTTTTCATGCCAGGCTGCATGCCCAACTAGACCGCTTGCAGCACAAATTTTAGAGGTTGTGAAGCAGGCAAAATCTCACGTTTGCACGACAACAGCCAAAGTGATGGTGGTGGATGACGACCCCCAGATTTTGGCAGGTATTCGAGCATTACTAGAACCCTGGGGGCTGCAACTGATAACCTTGGAGGAGCCGCGTCAGTTTTGGCAAACTTTAGAAACCTTCTCACCTGATCTGTTGCTGCTGGACGTTCAAATGCCTCATTTCAGCGGGTTTGAATTGTGTCGGGTGGTTCGGAATGCGCCACGCTGGAAAGATTTGCCAGTCTTGTTTCTGACGATGCACCTGGATACTGCTAAAGTGCAGCAGGCGATCGCAGCTGGGGGGGATGATTATGTTAGCAAAGCCACCGATACCAAAGAGCTTGTAACGTGTATCCTCAATCGCTTAGAGCACACTCGCTTGCGCCGTTTGCTTAGTTCCTCAACCCGTTCAGCCTATGAATAA
- a CDS encoding enterochelin esterase-like enzyme (IMG reference gene:2510098300~PFAM: Putative esterase), whose translation MKKRIKRALLASMIALASLVGGGYWYVFMAGAPQLDAPSAEQNTGLTFRVNRFYSRAMGSERRYGVVLPPDYATHPQQRYPVIILLHGGHGSERDYEDKAKLTSVLHDLYRTDRLPPAIVVTPDGNDRRGSTPFFDPDYFDGPNGNVATLISTDLVQTVKARYRTFNQPELWAIGGLSSGAYGAFNIGLRHPDQFRTFFSHTGYFTDDSGSSNSPQVFITQMPMIQRRHLRVYLDAGDADHLYLEATRSFHQTLTQLGIMNEFHIFPGGHGIIGENSGWNYWHKHLADSLSFIGRQFKLALNQSKTHSQPKTHSQQSDHSPQK comes from the coding sequence ATGAAAAAGAGGATTAAACGAGCGTTGCTAGCCAGCATGATTGCCCTGGCTAGTTTAGTGGGTGGTGGTTACTGGTATGTGTTTATGGCGGGTGCCCCGCAACTCGATGCCCCATCGGCTGAGCAAAATACTGGTTTAACATTTCGAGTCAATCGGTTTTACAGTCGAGCGATGGGGAGTGAACGGCGTTACGGGGTTGTGCTGCCTCCCGATTATGCCACTCATCCGCAGCAACGTTATCCTGTGATTATTTTGCTGCATGGTGGGCACGGTAGCGAGCGGGATTATGAGGATAAGGCTAAACTCACCTCGGTCTTGCATGACCTTTATCGGACTGATCGCCTTCCTCCCGCGATTGTGGTGACACCAGATGGCAATGATCGCCGGGGAAGCACCCCTTTCTTTGATCCAGACTACTTTGATGGTCCCAATGGCAATGTTGCAACTCTCATTAGTACTGATTTAGTGCAAACTGTTAAGGCGCGTTATCGCACTTTCAATCAACCAGAGTTGTGGGCAATCGGGGGATTATCTTCTGGAGCTTACGGTGCTTTTAACATCGGGCTACGCCATCCTGATCAATTTCGGACGTTCTTCAGCCACACTGGGTACTTTACCGATGATAGTGGTTCTTCCAACAGTCCTCAAGTCTTTATCACGCAAATGCCAATGATTCAACGCAGACATTTGAGAGTGTACCTGGATGCAGGGGATGCAGATCATCTCTATCTAGAAGCCACACGATCATTTCACCAGACCTTAACTCAACTGGGAATTATGAATGAATTCCATATTTTTCCAGGGGGGCATGGAATTATCGGGGAAAATTCGGGGTGGAATTATTGGCACAAGCATCTTGCTGATTCTCTTAGTTTCATTGGACGACAATTCAAGTTGGCATTGAATCAATCTAAAACTCATTCACAACCTAAAACTCATTCACAACAGTCTGATCATTCACCCCAAAAGTAA
- a CDS encoding hypothetical protein (IMG reference gene:2510098304) encodes MQDKTREFVTEQRQHTDQLEEKVHTRAVDDIKTSADTDPADTEIQEETRELVVEKRLHEEHLQETTHKRAVDEITKSAAP; translated from the coding sequence ATGCAAGACAAAACTCGAGAATTCGTTACTGAGCAACGTCAACACACTGATCAGTTAGAAGAAAAAGTACACACTCGTGCTGTTGACGATATTAAAACTTCAGCCGATACAGATCCAGCCGATACAGAGATTCAAGAAGAAACTAGAGAGTTGGTCGTAGAAAAGCGTTTGCATGAGGAACATCTTCAAGAAACAACTCATAAACGTGCAGTTGATGAAATCACTAAATCAGCAGCACCATAG
- a CDS encoding photosystem II DI subunit, Q(B) protein (IMG reference gene:2510098308~PFAM: Photosynthetic reaction centre protein~TIGRFAM: photosystem II, DI subunit (also called Q(B))) has translation MTTLLQQRKIASDQWERFCNWITSTENRLYIGWFGVLMIPLLGVSICVFTIAFIAAPPVDIDGIREPVAGSLLYGNNIITAAVVPSSNAIGLHFYPIWEAASIDEWLYNGGPYQMIGAHYIPALACYMGRQWELSYRLGMRPWICVAYSAPLISTASVFWIYPIGQGSFSDGLPMGISGTFNFMFVFQAEHNILMHPFHMLGVIGVFGGSLFCAMHGSLVTSSLVRETTEDESANNGYKFGQEDETYNIVAAHGYFGRLIFQYASFNNSRSLHFFLGAFPVVCIWCTALGICTMGFNLNGFNFNQSVLDSQGKVVNTWADVLNRANLGFEVMHERNAHNFPLDLAGADPIPVALRAPAIAS, from the coding sequence ATGACTACATTGCTGCAACAACGTAAGATAGCGAGTGATCAGTGGGAACGCTTCTGTAATTGGATTACCAGTACCGAGAACCGACTCTACATTGGTTGGTTTGGGGTTCTGATGATTCCCCTACTTGGTGTTTCCATCTGTGTGTTTACCATTGCATTCATCGCTGCTCCACCCGTTGATATTGATGGAATTCGTGAGCCAGTTGCGGGGTCGTTGCTCTACGGGAACAACATCATTACCGCAGCCGTTGTGCCGTCGTCAAACGCGATCGGCTTACACTTCTACCCAATTTGGGAAGCTGCCAGCATTGATGAGTGGCTATATAACGGTGGTCCTTATCAAATGATTGGCGCTCACTATATTCCTGCACTTGCCTGCTACATGGGGCGGCAGTGGGAATTGAGCTATCGTTTGGGGATGCGCCCCTGGATTTGTGTTGCCTACAGTGCACCGCTCATTTCCACCGCTTCTGTCTTTTGGATTTATCCAATTGGGCAGGGTAGCTTCTCGGATGGATTGCCGATGGGCATTAGTGGTACGTTCAACTTCATGTTTGTATTCCAGGCAGAACATAACATCTTGATGCACCCCTTCCATATGTTGGGTGTGATTGGTGTGTTCGGTGGGTCATTATTCTGTGCAATGCATGGTAGTTTAGTGACTTCTAGCCTGGTACGAGAAACCACCGAAGATGAATCAGCAAATAACGGCTACAAGTTTGGTCAAGAGGATGAAACCTATAACATTGTGGCCGCTCACGGCTACTTTGGACGGTTAATCTTCCAATATGCCAGCTTCAACAATTCGCGATCGCTGCACTTCTTCCTGGGTGCATTTCCAGTCGTTTGCATCTGGTGCACAGCACTTGGCATCTGCACCATGGGTTTCAACCTGAATGGCTTCAATTTCAATCAGTCCGTGTTAGATAGCCAGGGTAAGGTTGTCAATACCTGGGCAGATGTGTTGAATCGAGCCAATTTGGGGTTTGAAGTCATGCATGAACGCAATGCCCATAACTTCCCACTCGATCTGGCAGGAGCAGACCCGATTCCAGTAGCTTTGCGTGCCCCTGCGATTGCGAGTTAA
- a CDS encoding PAS domain S-box (IMG reference gene:2510098306~PFAM: Histidine kinase-, DNA gyrase B-, and HSP90-like ATPase; GAF domain; Phytochrome region; His Kinase A (phosphoacceptor) domain; PAS fold~TIGRFAM: PAS domain S-box): MNNPSTRQKFNHPLPVDSLEMLLHRMMNRIRRSLELPEILAGTVAEVRSFLGTDRVKVYRFHPDGSGEVVAESIHQKRLPSLLGQRFPADDIPVQARELFLKARQRSIVDVSAQRIGVSPLDCPETGKAIAIEDIRFRPVDPCHVDYLMAMGVQSSLVVPILHQNENQRDHLWGLLVSHHATPRQITKRELQVVQLVADQVSIAIAQATLLDQTRTRAEQEATINRVSWLLHSMTEMQLQQALEQTVGALKGTGGRLFIAAQDSGQTAQLFTVGEQPGDRLIDDSTVQIGDSTLKVETHPQWQSWLETQVAITDVENVWAIADVLHSGMPSDLALSFQTARICSLLVVRLQYRQQRLGYLSVFRPAIDIETLWARRVDRDDPRQLRPRQSFAAWLELKSDQSQEWKINELQLAQALGKHFAMALHQSGLYQQVNALNASLEKDIQERKQAEIKICALNAELEQRVLERTAELQRTNTELLHEISERERALRERQQARDSLKRLSRQNELILNSAGEGIYGLNLQGKTTFVNPAAARMLGREVEDLVEQWMHPILNHSKPDGTPYRWEDSPIFATLQNGTIQHITEDLFCRQDGSCFPVEYVSTPIREQGKIVGAVVVFKDITDRQLMERMKDEFVSVVSHELRTPLTSIRTALGMLAQGHLDAQPEKRQRMVEIAFSNTNRLVRLINDILDLERIKFGKTVMQKRACNVADLIQQSVDAMRAMAEKAEITLVVSAIAVQVWVDPDRIIQTLTNLLSNAIKFSPSGTTVSVTAEELFADQASTANVMIIAVKDEGQGIPEDKLEAIFDRFEQLDASNAGHQGGTGLGLAICRSIVEQNGGQIWVESTIGEGSTFYFTLPLYRT, from the coding sequence ATGAATAACCCATCAACGCGACAGAAGTTCAATCATCCGCTGCCCGTTGATTCGTTAGAAATGCTGCTGCATCGGATGATGAATCGCATTCGGCGATCGCTAGAACTGCCTGAAATCTTAGCAGGAACAGTTGCTGAAGTGCGGTCCTTTCTCGGAACTGACCGGGTCAAAGTGTATCGTTTTCATCCCGATGGCAGTGGCGAAGTAGTAGCTGAGTCAATTCATCAAAAACGGCTCCCTTCCCTACTGGGGCAGCGGTTTCCAGCAGATGATATTCCTGTGCAGGCACGGGAGCTCTTTCTGAAAGCTCGGCAACGTTCGATTGTGGATGTCTCCGCTCAACGGATTGGAGTCAGTCCACTGGATTGCCCTGAAACTGGAAAGGCAATTGCGATTGAAGATATTCGTTTTCGCCCAGTTGATCCATGCCATGTGGATTATCTTATGGCAATGGGGGTGCAGTCTTCTTTAGTCGTACCGATTCTGCATCAAAATGAGAATCAGCGAGATCATCTCTGGGGCTTGTTAGTGTCTCACCATGCTACTCCGCGCCAAATCACCAAACGAGAATTACAGGTGGTGCAATTGGTGGCAGATCAGGTGTCGATCGCGATCGCTCAGGCAACCCTACTCGATCAAACCCGAACGCGTGCCGAGCAAGAAGCCACCATTAATCGAGTTTCCTGGCTGTTGCACTCCATGACCGAAATGCAATTACAGCAGGCGCTAGAACAAACAGTGGGGGCATTAAAAGGCACGGGTGGCAGGCTGTTTATTGCCGCTCAGGACTCTGGGCAAACAGCACAGCTATTTACTGTAGGAGAGCAACCTGGCGATCGCCTGATTGATGATTCTACTGTTCAAATTGGTGATTCCACCCTCAAGGTTGAAACCCATCCCCAGTGGCAATCCTGGTTAGAAACCCAGGTCGCAATCACCGACGTGGAGAATGTCTGGGCGATCGCCGATGTTTTACATTCTGGTATGCCCTCTGACCTGGCGCTCAGTTTTCAAACTGCCAGAATTTGTAGCCTTTTGGTCGTGCGGTTGCAGTATCGCCAACAACGATTGGGATATTTAAGTGTATTTCGTCCTGCAATTGATATTGAGACCCTATGGGCGCGTCGGGTTGATCGAGATGACCCACGTCAGTTACGCCCGCGTCAATCCTTTGCGGCATGGTTGGAGTTAAAGTCAGACCAGAGCCAGGAATGGAAAATCAACGAACTGCAACTGGCGCAAGCACTGGGAAAGCATTTTGCCATGGCACTGCATCAATCTGGACTTTATCAACAGGTGAATGCACTGAATGCCAGCCTGGAAAAAGACATTCAAGAACGGAAGCAGGCAGAGATCAAAATTTGTGCATTAAATGCAGAACTGGAGCAGCGCGTATTAGAACGAACCGCTGAACTGCAACGGACCAATACGGAGCTTTTGCACGAAATTAGTGAACGGGAACGTGCCCTACGCGAACGCCAACAAGCACGAGATTCCCTCAAGCGGTTAAGTCGTCAAAATGAACTGATTTTGAACTCTGCTGGGGAAGGCATTTATGGCTTGAACCTCCAGGGTAAAACAACCTTTGTGAATCCAGCCGCTGCTCGGATGTTGGGGCGCGAGGTTGAAGACCTAGTAGAACAATGGATGCATCCTATCCTGAATCACTCCAAACCTGATGGCACACCCTATCGCTGGGAAGATAGCCCAATTTTTGCCACTCTGCAAAACGGTACGATACAGCATATTACTGAAGATTTATTTTGTCGGCAGGATGGCTCCTGTTTTCCAGTGGAATATGTCAGCACACCAATTCGAGAACAGGGCAAGATTGTGGGAGCGGTGGTGGTGTTTAAGGACATTACTGATCGGCAACTCATGGAACGGATGAAAGATGAATTTGTGTCTGTAGTTAGTCATGAACTGAGAACGCCGCTGACTTCCATTCGGACAGCGCTAGGAATGCTGGCACAGGGGCATCTTGATGCTCAGCCAGAAAAACGGCAACGTATGGTTGAGATTGCGTTTTCTAACACAAATCGTCTAGTTCGGTTAATTAATGACATTCTGGATTTAGAACGGATTAAGTTTGGTAAGACCGTTATGCAAAAACGAGCTTGCAATGTGGCTGACTTAATTCAGCAATCCGTTGATGCCATGCGGGCGATGGCAGAGAAAGCCGAAATTACCCTGGTAGTGAGTGCGATCGCGGTTCAAGTATGGGTTGATCCAGATCGAATTATTCAAACACTCACTAATTTGTTGAGTAATGCCATTAAATTTTCGCCATCTGGCACTACAGTTTCAGTCACAGCCGAGGAGTTATTTGCAGATCAGGCTTCAACTGCTAATGTCATGATAATTGCCGTAAAAGACGAAGGGCAGGGAATTCCTGAAGACAAATTAGAAGCAATTTTCGACCGTTTTGAGCAACTGGATGCCTCCAATGCAGGACACCAAGGTGGCACCGGATTAGGGCTGGCGATTTGTCGCAGCATCGTAGAGCAAAATGGTGGACAAATTTGGGTGGAGAGCACAATCGGTGAAGGAAGTACCTTTTATTTCACGCTGCCACTATATCGAACATAG
- a CDS encoding response regulator with CheY-like receiver, AAA-type ATPase, and DNA-binding domains (IMG reference gene:2510098307~PFAM: Response regulator receiver domain), with the protein MIRRILIIDDEDDIREATQVCLEATGDWEVLTASSGNEGLLKAESERPDAILLDVMMPGMDGITTFQELQTNPQTQNIPVILLTAKAQTAEQRQFNQLNVVAVITKPYDPFSLSAQLIRAIA; encoded by the coding sequence ATGATCAGGCGAATTTTGATAATTGATGATGAAGATGATATTCGCGAGGCAACCCAGGTTTGTTTAGAAGCAACAGGCGACTGGGAAGTGCTGACAGCCAGTTCGGGCAACGAAGGACTACTCAAAGCCGAGAGTGAGCGTCCTGATGCCATTTTGCTTGATGTGATGATGCCTGGAATGGATGGAATCACAACCTTTCAGGAATTACAAACTAATCCACAAACTCAAAATATTCCAGTGATTTTGTTGACAGCGAAAGCTCAAACCGCAGAACAACGGCAGTTCAATCAGCTCAATGTGGTTGCTGTTATTACCAAGCCTTACGACCCATTTAGTCTATCTGCTCAACTGATACGAGCGATCGCCTAA
- a CDS encoding photosystem I core protein PsaA (IMG reference gene:2510098309~PFAM: Photosystem I psaA/psaB protein~TIGRFAM: photosystem I core protein PsaA), with product MSISPPERGQRARVTVDRDPVPTSFEPWAKPGHFDRTLARGPKTTTWIWNLHANAHDFDSHTSDLEDVSRKIFSAHFGHLAIVFIWLSGMYFHGAKFSNFEAWMSNPTDIRPSAQVVWPIFGQDILNADVGGGFHGIQITSGLFQMWRAAGFTNSFQLYCTAIGGLVMAALMLFAGWFHYHKSAPKLEWFRNWESMMNHHLAGLLGCGALGWAGHQIHVALPTNELLDRGVALKEIPLPHEFILNKQLMADIYPSFAKGVVPFFTLNWGAYSDFLTFKGGLNPVTGGLWLTDTAHHHVAIAVLFIIAGHFYRTNWGIGHTFRELLDDARTPKMFPLFGFIGPVGHQGLDKIFETSWHANLAIHLVQFGTASLLVAHHMYAMPPYPYLATDYATVTSLFTHHVWIAGFCIVGGAAHAAIFMVRDYNPADHVNNVLDRVLRHRDAIISHLAWVCQFLGFHSFAMYCHNDTMRAFGRPQDMFSDTGIQLQPVFAQWIQHIHTAAVGAAQTAQPLGNVFGGLRNIELSGLGQTAPHIMGPVSHAWGGGVVAVAGKVAMMPIPLGTADFMIHHIHAFTIHVTVLVLLKGVLFARSSRLIPDKANLGFRFPCDGPGRGGTCQVSAWDHVFLGLFWMYNSLSMVIFHFFWKMQSDVWGTVAPDGTINHITGGNFAVSSITNNGWLRDFLWAQSTQVITSYNSALSAYGLLFLGGHFVFGFSLMFLFSGRGYWQELIESIVWAHNKLRITPTIQPRALSIIHGRAVGVAHYLLGGIVTTWAFFLARTVALS from the coding sequence ATGTCCATCAGTCCTCCGGAACGAGGACAACGGGCAAGAGTTACGGTTGATCGCGATCCAGTCCCCACCTCATTTGAGCCGTGGGCAAAACCGGGTCATTTTGATCGCACCCTTGCACGCGGTCCTAAAACCACAACCTGGATTTGGAATCTGCATGCCAATGCTCATGATTTTGATTCCCACACCAGTGATTTAGAAGATGTTTCACGAAAAATCTTTTCGGCTCACTTTGGGCACTTAGCGATTGTTTTTATCTGGCTTAGTGGCATGTACTTTCATGGTGCTAAGTTTTCTAATTTTGAAGCCTGGATGAGCAATCCAACCGACATCAGACCCAGTGCCCAGGTGGTTTGGCCGATTTTTGGTCAAGATATTCTAAATGCGGATGTGGGTGGCGGCTTTCACGGGATTCAAATCACATCTGGACTATTCCAAATGTGGCGTGCGGCTGGTTTTACAAACTCATTTCAACTGTATTGCACAGCAATCGGCGGGTTAGTGATGGCAGCCTTGATGCTGTTTGCAGGGTGGTTTCATTATCATAAGAGCGCACCCAAGCTGGAATGGTTCCGCAATTGGGAATCTATGATGAATCACCATCTGGCAGGTTTGCTGGGGTGTGGTGCACTGGGCTGGGCAGGTCACCAGATCCATGTTGCCCTACCCACTAATGAACTTCTGGATCGGGGTGTTGCACTCAAAGAGATTCCCCTGCCGCATGAGTTCATTCTCAATAAACAGTTGATGGCAGATATTTATCCCAGTTTTGCCAAAGGGGTTGTCCCTTTCTTCACGCTCAACTGGGGAGCTTATAGCGATTTCCTGACTTTTAAGGGAGGGCTAAATCCGGTAACGGGTGGGCTTTGGTTAACGGATACAGCTCATCACCATGTGGCGATCGCAGTTCTGTTCATCATTGCAGGTCATTTTTATCGCACCAATTGGGGCATTGGGCACACGTTCAGAGAATTACTAGATGATGCTAGAACGCCAAAAATGTTCCCCTTATTTGGGTTTATTGGTCCAGTTGGGCACCAGGGGCTAGACAAAATCTTTGAAACCTCCTGGCATGCCAACCTGGCAATTCACCTGGTGCAATTTGGCACTGCCAGTTTACTCGTGGCCCATCACATGTATGCCATGCCACCTTACCCCTATCTGGCAACAGACTATGCCACAGTCACTTCACTCTTCACCCATCATGTGTGGATTGCTGGCTTCTGTATTGTCGGTGGTGCAGCCCATGCCGCTATTTTCATGGTGCGGGATTACAATCCGGCAGATCATGTTAACAACGTGCTTGATCGCGTCTTGCGACACCGGGATGCCATTATTTCTCATCTTGCCTGGGTCTGCCAATTTTTGGGCTTCCACAGCTTTGCCATGTATTGCCACAACGATACAATGCGAGCCTTTGGACGTCCCCAGGATATGTTCTCTGATACAGGCATTCAATTACAGCCTGTGTTTGCTCAGTGGATTCAGCACATTCATACAGCAGCCGTTGGTGCTGCCCAAACAGCCCAACCCTTAGGCAATGTGTTTGGGGGGCTGCGCAATATTGAACTCAGCGGTTTAGGTCAGACAGCTCCTCACATCATGGGTCCAGTGAGCCATGCCTGGGGAGGCGGCGTGGTTGCAGTCGCTGGTAAAGTTGCCATGATGCCCATCCCACTGGGTACTGCTGATTTCATGATTCACCACATCCATGCCTTTACGATTCATGTCACCGTTTTAGTGCTGTTGAAAGGTGTCCTATTTGCCCGCAGTTCACGTCTCATCCCTGATAAAGCAAATCTGGGCTTCCGCTTCCCTTGCGACGGTCCTGGACGTGGAGGCACTTGTCAGGTCTCTGCCTGGGATCATGTCTTCCTCGGCTTGTTCTGGATGTACAACTCCCTGTCGATGGTGATTTTCCACTTTTTCTGGAAGATGCAATCGGACGTATGGGGAACGGTTGCACCTGATGGGACGATCAACCACATCACAGGTGGAAACTTTGCTGTCTCTTCAATAACCAATAATGGTTGGCTACGAGACTTTCTGTGGGCGCAATCGACCCAGGTTATCACCTCCTACAATTCAGCATTGTCGGCATATGGTTTGCTATTCCTGGGTGGTCACTTTGTGTTTGGGTTTAGCCTGATGTTTTTGTTCAGTGGGCGGGGCTACTGGCAGGAATTGATTGAGTCGATTGTTTGGGCACATAACAAGCTGAGAATTACACCCACAATTCAACCGCGTGCCCTCAGTATCATTCATGGTCGGGCAGTGGGGGTAGCGCATTACTTACTGGGCGGCATTGTCACAACTTGGGCATTTTTCCTAGCTCGAACAGTAGCCCTGAGTTGA